The Methanolobus sp. WCC4 genome includes the window GGGCCACCACTGATAGCACAGTCACCGAAGCATATTACCCACTTTGGTGCTGGCATCTGATCCCAGACCCTCTTCAAAGCTGGAAGGTACTTCTTTGTAACGTAACCACTGATGATCAGTACGTCGGCGTGTCTTGGGGAGTTACGTGGGATAATACCAAAACGGTCAGTATCGTAGTGAGCCATACCTGTAGCAAGCAGCTCTACACCACAACAACCCATTGCATTGACCATAAACCATAAAGAGTTCTTACGACCCCAGTTGAGAACATCCTGGACCTTTGTTTTCTTAATGAATTCGCAGATCGCATTTGAGTCGGTAAGCATCGTTCCCGGAACGTCGGTATACCCAACGTCTAAAACATCATTTTGTTCGACATTCGTCTGCTCTATTTCATCCATTTAAGAGCCTCCTTCTTGATCAGATAAACGTAGCCAAACAATACAACAAAAATAAAGACTAACATTTCAACGGTTGCTATAAAATCAATATTATGTCCTTTGAAGATCGTAGCCCATGGATAAAGGAAAAGGACTTCAATATCAAAGAGAACAAAAGCAATGGCATAGAGGTAATACTCGACATTGAACTGTATTCTGGCAGTTCCTATCGGTAAGGAACCAGCCTCATATGTCGTGTACTTTGCTGATGCTTTACTCCTTGGACTTAACAATTTAATGATAAGCATTGTCATAGGAGGCATCACTAGTGCCACAATGAGAATTATTGCAACCGGTATGTAACTATTGGCTATGTTACTAATATCGATTATTCCTGACATAAACTATTCTCCTGAAAGTTATAAAGGTAGATAGACTATTTGTATAAAACACCTTCGTGTATGAAAGACACAAACAGTGCTATGTCCACGCTTCGATAAACCATATCTGCCGACATATTTTTCAATAGATAGAGTTCTAATAATTGATAATAATTCATCATATTTAAATTGTCTCAATTACGATAGTAAGAGACATTGAAGTGGACCAAAATCCTAATAAGAAAGAAAAAAGGAAATTATAGATGCTCAAAAAAAGAGGATGAACTCAGACCAGTTTTGGAGAGAAATACTTCTTGATGACCGTCTCACACTCCGAGCATGAGATGACCATCCAGTCACCCATATCCATACGGGCGTATTTATCAAAGATAGATGCACCGCAGTTGGGACATACATAATAATCCTTGAAATAATAGTGATAGAACTGCGGGGTTGATCCCAGCCAGTCCAGAACCTTCTGCATGTGTTCAAAATACCTTTTCCTGGAAGGATGGTCGCTGCCATTCTCAAGAACACCTGAAACCCGGGCACTTATGTCCTTTATGTGCTTGTCGGACTTCTGTGACAGTTTCTTGTAATCTGATATGTACTTCGTAGTGTTATTAAGATAATTCAGGTATGCTCCATGGGCCTTAGGTTCACTTTTCCATATAGTACGAAGGAAGTACTCGCCCATGACATCCTCCATGATATCGGCACAGGTCGTACAGATATTATATTCGTTAAAGTGTTTGAAATCCTGAAGTTCCCCACATATAGCACAGGTTTCCATGAAATACCTCCATTTATCTGATAGAACGCGGCGTCATTGCTTCACGGGTGAACATTATTGGGAAGATGTTGAGTACCGCAAGCAGATCACCCTCTCTTATGCGACCACTTTCCTGGCCTATCACATAAGCCGAATTTATGGTACGTTCACTATCTACAGGTTTGGCGCCTCCCTTTGCACCGACCTTGATGAGTGAGACGACCGCATGATGGGAGAACGTACATGGAAGTGCAACCATGTCCGGATCAAGCTGGATCTCTTTTACATTGACCCTTTTAAACTCGCCAGCCCGTATCTCTGCATCTTCGTCCGATATGACCATCTCCCATTTAGCCCGTGTAGCCATGGTAAATTCATATGGTGCAGCCTTTACTTGCTTTGATGTCAATTCCCCATTTTCCCTGGAGACGACCTGGATAACTTCTTTCTTCATAAGGTCACCTAAAAATTAAACGTACCTGCAACTATAAAAATGTTCCGCGAATCGTTCATGAATAATCATGACATAATGTGTATCTGTGCTCATAAGAGTTATTTTTGAAGGATCACACAACTTCTCTCTTTATGACATTTAGTTGTCAGGATGCTCTGAGAATCCTTTATACCATCCATATTACCAATGACCTGAAGAACATTTTCCTTCAATGAATGTATATCGAATGTCCTTACCTTCAAAAGCATATCATAGGGTTCAAGAAGCTCATATATCTCAAGCACATCATCTATGCCCTTAAGGCGGTTCAGTATATTGATCCTCTTACTCTGTTCGATATTGACACCAATGAAGGTCGTGACATTCAGCCCCACTTCTGCCGTGTCCACCTTGACCGTGAATTCCTTGATCACACCTGTTTCACGCATTTTCTCAATTCTCTTATGCACCGTTGATGTAGCCAGCTCCAGATCGGTTGCGATCTCAGTACTATGCATCCTTGAGTTTTTGCAAAGGTGATCCAATATAGCAAGGTCAATTTCATCCATGAAATATAATTACACCTCGATAATAATAAATATTTCTGTTTGGAACAGGAAATGACCAATATGATCACACTACCAGAGTAATGGAACTTAAAGATCATCCATGATAGAATATCAACACAAAAAGAGGACAATAAGACTTTTTATTGTTGAAAACCTTATACAACGAAATCCGGTGAATATACTATGAAAGTGAACGAGAACTGTGTAGGATGCGGTCAATGCACTGCTTTTTGTAATGTTGGTGCAATCGAAGTAAAAGGTAAAGCAACGATCACCTCCGCATGTGTGGATTGCGGATCATGTGTCGCGTACTGTCCGGTCAAAGCAATAGAGGCATAGGATGAAAGCAATAATTATCGGGTCCGGGCTGGGAGGTTTGCTCAGTGCAGCAAAGTTATCAAAGGAAGGCTATGATGTCGAGGTCTTTGAGCGTCTCCCCATAATAGGAGGAAGGTTCACGAATTTCGACTATGATGGTTTTCAGCTCAGTACAGGGGCATTACACATGCTTCCACATGGACCTACCGGACCACTGGCACAGCTTCTTAGTGATGTTGGGGTCAATGTGGAGATCGTCCGCAAGAAACCAACTGCAGTCATAAGGATCCCAAGGAAAAGAGGAGATACCGATTATAAATACGGACATAAGGACCTTCTTTTCGAGGACTTTAAAGTTCCTTTCTCATTGTGGAACCGCATCAAGCTGATATATTACGTAATAAGTACCCGGAAGAACCCACCATCAGGAAAGTCCTTCGAGCAGTGGTGCAGAGAACACATTGACCAGGACTGGACATACCGCATATCGGATGCATTCTTTGGATGGGCACTGAGCCTCAAAGGCGCGGATGTACCGGTGGAAGAAGGCTTTGCGATCATTGAGAAACTCTATCATTTTGGCGGACCCGGCGTTCCAATGGGAGGATGCAAGGCGATCACAGATGCACTTGCAGACATCATCAGAGCAGATGGAGGAAAGATCCACACCTCTTCAGAGGTCAGTGAACTCAGGGTCGAAGATGGAAAGGTCACAGGCGTCGTTGTTAATGGAGAAGTACACAATGCAGATCTTGTCCTCAGTGATATCGGTCACCCTGCTACAGCAAAGCTCATGGGTGAAGTGGAAGGCATCAATGGACTTGACAACTATGGAAAGAAGGCTTCTGAACTGAAACCATCTGCCGGGATAAAGATATGCCTCTCATCTGACAAGCCACTTATAGGACACGGAGGAGTACTGCTCACGCCTTATGCAAAGAGAGTGAACGGGATAAATGAGGTCACGAATGTCGACCCGAGCCTTGCACCAAAAGGAAAACACCTCACAATGGCCCATCAATGTGTACACTGGGATGACATAGATGACCTTGACAGAGAGATAGAGCTCGGACTTGAGGATCTCAGGGACATATTTGCAGGAAAGGAATACGAAGTACTTCTGATACAATCATATTCCAACGACTGGCCTGTTAACAGGTCACCATCAGGAGCGGATCTTAAGAACAGGACACCGATCCCAAACCTATATGTAGTAGGAGATGGAGCGAAAGGAAAGGGTGGCATAGAAGTGGAAGGTATTGCACTTGGAGTAAAGAACTCCATGCAGGATATTCTGGCATGAACCAAGCTATAAAAGACATAAGTGAATAAACTTATGTAACTGATCATCCAATCAAGGAAATAACTATGAATGAATTTGTCACATTCTGTAGAAATGTTTTCATACCGGTAACGAACATCTGCCGCAACAAATGCGACTACTGTACGTTCCGTCGCGAGCCTCAGGATACAGAGGCAAAGCTCATGAAGATAGAAGAGATCACCCCCATACTTGAGCAGGGGAAAAAAGCAGGATGTACAGAAGTTCTTTTTACTTTTGGGGAATATGCAGAAGAAGTACCCGAATACAGGGAATGGCTCAATGAACTTGGTTATTCCAGTACAATCGATTACATCTGTGAGCTTTGCAGGCTCGCCATAGACATGGGCCTGTTACCACATACCAATGCAGGTGTCATGAACTACACAGAGATGGAAAAGCTCAAGCCATTGAATGCCAGTATGGGACTGATGCTCGAGACCACTGCAGATGTCAAGGCGCATCAGGGATCACCCGGAAAGGAACCTTCACAGAGGATCAAGACGATACGCTATGCAGGGGATCTGAACATTCCTTTTACAACCGGTCTGCTCATCGGCATTGGAGAAACACTTGACGACAGGATAAATTCCCTGCTCTCGATAGCGGAGATACATGAGGAGTACGGCCACATACAGGAAGTGATAATACAGAACTTCACTCCAAAACCGGACACTCCAATGGCTGATGTACCTGCACCAACTGAAGAAGAGATGATGCAGACGATACTGATCGCAAGGGAGATACTTCCTGACGATGTTGCCATTCAGGTTGCACCAAATCTTATCGACCCTTACATCCTGATACAGTGTGGTGCCAGTGACCTTGGAGGGATATCACCCACTACAAAGGACTGGATCAACCCTGAGACCGAATGGCCAAGTGTGTCTGAGTTGAAAGGAATGGTGCGTGAGTTCACCCTCAGGGAAAGACTTCCAATCTATCCTCAATACATAAAGAAGGGTTGGTACAGCGATGAACTGAAAGACCTCATAGAGAGTCTTGCAGATAATGATGGATATCGGAAAGTTTGATCCCCCAACGGGGCACATCTTTTAAATACAAAAGAAAGGTATCAGTGAGAACTATGAACCCTATTATTCCGGAAGAGATCATTGAACGAGCCAATAAGGGCATGACCACAAAGGAAGACGCGCTTTTTCTATTGGAAGTGCCGCCGTTCAAGCTGTTTGAACTTGCGGACAGGTTGCGTCAGGAGACCATAGGAGATACTGTAACCTATGTGGTCAACCGCAACATCAATTTTACCAACCGCTGTATCGGGAACTGTGGGTTCTGTGCGTTCTGCGATAATACCGGCTATATCCTGACCATTCAGGAGATACTTGAAAAAGTAAGGGATGCAGTGAGCCAGGGAGCAACTGAGGTCTGTATTCAGGGTGGACTTCTTCCTGATGTCGATATTAATTTCTATACAGACATAATCAAAGCTGTCAAGGCAGAATTCCCACATATTCACACACATGCATTCTCCCCTATGGAAGTGTACCATGCTGCTAAACAGACAGGTATTACTGTCGATGAGGCACTTATAATGCTTAAGGAAGCAGGACTGGACACTATGCCAGGAACTGCAGCAGAGATACTTTCCGACAGGGTAAGGGAGATCATTTGTTCCAGCAAGCTCAAGACCGATGAATGGGTGGATGTTGTCACAAAGGCACACCAGACAGGGATCAATACAACTGCAACTATAATGTACGGCCAC containing:
- the fpoB gene encoding F(420)H(2) dehydrogenase subunit B is translated as MDEIEQTNVEQNDVLDVGYTDVPGTMLTDSNAICEFIKKTKVQDVLNWGRKNSLWFMVNAMGCCGVELLATGMAHYDTDRFGIIPRNSPRHADVLIISGYVTKKYLPALKRVWDQMPAPKWVICFGDCAISGGPFYESYSTHQNVDDIFPVDVFVPGCPPRCEALIQGFVELQKKIEAKKDKGTDY
- a CDS encoding Lrp/AsnC family transcriptional regulator, encoding MDEIDLAILDHLCKNSRMHSTEIATDLELATSTVHKRIEKMRETGVIKEFTVKVDTAEVGLNVTTFIGVNIEQSKRINILNRLKGIDDVLEIYELLEPYDMLLKVRTFDIHSLKENVLQVIGNMDGIKDSQSILTTKCHKERSCVILQK
- a CDS encoding DUF22 domain-containing protein, whose amino-acid sequence is MKKEVIQVVSRENGELTSKQVKAAPYEFTMATRAKWEMVISDEDAEIRAGEFKRVNVKEIQLDPDMVALPCTFSHHAVVSLIKVGAKGGAKPVDSERTINSAYVIGQESGRIREGDLLAVLNIFPIMFTREAMTPRSIR
- the cofH gene encoding 5-amino-6-(D-ribitylamino)uracil--L-tyrosine 4-hydroxyphenyl transferase CofH — its product is MNPIIPEEIIERANKGMTTKEDALFLLEVPPFKLFELADRLRQETIGDTVTYVVNRNINFTNRCIGNCGFCAFCDNTGYILTIQEILEKVRDAVSQGATEVCIQGGLLPDVDINFYTDIIKAVKAEFPHIHTHAFSPMEVYHAAKQTGITVDEALIMLKEAGLDTMPGTAAEILSDRVREIICSSKLKTDEWVDVVTKAHQTGINTTATIMYGHIETVEERIDHIMLIRDIQKKTGGFTEFVPLTFMPYNNRIGSEMIKQGRYATPGIQDLQLYALARIILNTHIENIQASWVKLGKKLAQVALYCGVNDLGGTLMEEKISASAGSTTGQFMSAEELEWFIKSSGRKPLQRNTIYKPIINSDQEQMKLKVA
- a CDS encoding 4Fe-4S binding protein, which translates into the protein MKVNENCVGCGQCTAFCNVGAIEVKGKATITSACVDCGSCVAYCPVKAIEA
- the fpoA gene encoding F420H2 dehydrogenase subunit FpoA → MSGIIDISNIANSYIPVAIILIVALVMPPMTMLIIKLLSPRSKASAKYTTYEAGSLPIGTARIQFNVEYYLYAIAFVLFDIEVLFLYPWATIFKGHNIDFIATVEMLVFIFVVLFGYVYLIKKEALKWMK
- a CDS encoding NAD(P)/FAD-dependent oxidoreductase, whose translation is MKAIIIGSGLGGLLSAAKLSKEGYDVEVFERLPIIGGRFTNFDYDGFQLSTGALHMLPHGPTGPLAQLLSDVGVNVEIVRKKPTAVIRIPRKRGDTDYKYGHKDLLFEDFKVPFSLWNRIKLIYYVISTRKNPPSGKSFEQWCREHIDQDWTYRISDAFFGWALSLKGADVPVEEGFAIIEKLYHFGGPGVPMGGCKAITDALADIIRADGGKIHTSSEVSELRVEDGKVTGVVVNGEVHNADLVLSDIGHPATAKLMGEVEGINGLDNYGKKASELKPSAGIKICLSSDKPLIGHGGVLLTPYAKRVNGINEVTNVDPSLAPKGKHLTMAHQCVHWDDIDDLDREIELGLEDLRDIFAGKEYEVLLIQSYSNDWPVNRSPSGADLKNRTPIPNLYVVGDGAKGKGGIEVEGIALGVKNSMQDILA
- the cofG gene encoding 7,8-didemethyl-8-hydroxy-5-deazariboflavin synthase subunit CofG, with translation MNEFVTFCRNVFIPVTNICRNKCDYCTFRREPQDTEAKLMKIEEITPILEQGKKAGCTEVLFTFGEYAEEVPEYREWLNELGYSSTIDYICELCRLAIDMGLLPHTNAGVMNYTEMEKLKPLNASMGLMLETTADVKAHQGSPGKEPSQRIKTIRYAGDLNIPFTTGLLIGIGETLDDRINSLLSIAEIHEEYGHIQEVIIQNFTPKPDTPMADVPAPTEEEMMQTILIAREILPDDVAIQVAPNLIDPYILIQCGASDLGGISPTTKDWINPETEWPSVSELKGMVREFTLRERLPIYPQYIKKGWYSDELKDLIESLADNDGYRKV